A region from the Chrysoperla carnea chromosome 4, inChrCarn1.1, whole genome shotgun sequence genome encodes:
- the LOC123297391 gene encoding uncharacterized protein LOC123297391 isoform X1 codes for MKVQNWCNTVWKSQFVIVFLLVLCGFSKAAPKIMYGMRDNFEEDNSYVSFEDLPNYDVPKLHQLQLSPLNIPQSELFNEYMHMQLPDPNYDLDLPNESPPKHPGKKRSPTHKRPRIQLCHFKLCNLGRKRATRYLEQIATIDNRKK; via the exons ATGAAAGTACAAAACTGGTGCAATACTGTATGGAAATCACAGTTTGTCATTGTTTTCCTGTTGGTACTATGTGGATTTAGTAAAGCAGCACCTAAAATTATGTATGGCATGCGAGATAACTTCGAAGAAGATAATTCATACGTATCATTCgaa GATTTACCGAACTACGATGTACCTAAATTGCATCAATTGCAATTAAGTCCTTTAAATATTCCACAATCggaattatttaatgaatatatgCATATGCAACTTCCTGATCCTAATTATGATTTGGATCTACCAAATGAAAGTCCACCAAAACATCCCGGGAAAAAACGAT caCCAACGCATAAAAGGCCAA ggATTCAACTATGTCATTTCAAACTATGCAACTTGGGACGAAAGAGAGCGACTCGTTATTTAGAACAGATTGCTACAAtagataatagaaaaaaatga
- the LOC123297391 gene encoding uncharacterized protein LOC123297391 isoform X3: protein MKVQNWCNTVWKSQFVIVFLLVLCGFSKAAPKIMYGMRDNFEEDNSYVSFEDLPNYDVPKLHQLQLSPLNIPQSELFNEYMHMQLPDPNYDLDLPNESPPKHPGKKRSPTHKRPSKF, encoded by the exons ATGAAAGTACAAAACTGGTGCAATACTGTATGGAAATCACAGTTTGTCATTGTTTTCCTGTTGGTACTATGTGGATTTAGTAAAGCAGCACCTAAAATTATGTATGGCATGCGAGATAACTTCGAAGAAGATAATTCATACGTATCATTCgaa GATTTACCGAACTACGATGTACCTAAATTGCATCAATTGCAATTAAGTCCTTTAAATATTCCACAATCggaattatttaatgaatatatgCATATGCAACTTCCTGATCCTAATTATGATTTGGATCTACCAAATGAAAGTCCACCAAAACATCCCGGGAAAAAACGAT caCCAACGCATAAAAGGCCAAGTAAGTTTTAA
- the LOC123297391 gene encoding uncharacterized protein LOC123297391 isoform X2 — protein MKVQNWCNTVWKSQFVIVFLLVLCGFSKAAPKIMYGMRDNFEEDNSYVSFEDLPNYDVPKLHQLQLSPLNIPQSELFNEYMHMQLPDPNYDLDLPNESPPKHPGKKRWIQLCHFKLCNLGRKRATRYLEQIATIDNRKK, from the exons ATGAAAGTACAAAACTGGTGCAATACTGTATGGAAATCACAGTTTGTCATTGTTTTCCTGTTGGTACTATGTGGATTTAGTAAAGCAGCACCTAAAATTATGTATGGCATGCGAGATAACTTCGAAGAAGATAATTCATACGTATCATTCgaa GATTTACCGAACTACGATGTACCTAAATTGCATCAATTGCAATTAAGTCCTTTAAATATTCCACAATCggaattatttaatgaatatatgCATATGCAACTTCCTGATCCTAATTATGATTTGGATCTACCAAATGAAAGTCCACCAAAACATCCCGGGAAAAAACGAT ggATTCAACTATGTCATTTCAAACTATGCAACTTGGGACGAAAGAGAGCGACTCGTTATTTAGAACAGATTGCTACAAtagataatagaaaaaaatga